From the Carassius auratus strain Wakin unplaced genomic scaffold, ASM336829v1 scaf_tig00005328, whole genome shotgun sequence genome, one window contains:
- the LOC113070840 gene encoding uncharacterized protein LOC113070840: MAIGDGVNRHFLSMVMQKLQHGFTIDFGHACGTLLFEGQPDHLIPSTSQVLAQNEFFIVAGRIVGHSFLHGGPRLAGLSPAVLHVLLGGTPQTATITPDDVADLDIKETIRPLYKDEESKNQCSGLTEDQRAAVNELALAWDLPVLTETNRTWLLHNLLQHAVLGRNSRQLKQFKQGLKESLILPLFESRPDTVSSVFPRQSMADCSAEVILNNIKWPEDGGVADDDDSGYSVESKCRIMGYLRQFMRTVSQEQLKQLVKFWVGWEIPMDNMKVEVVRAEYPTSSTCFRTLRLPGYYNSYSEFSIHLENCIATNDTGFGLL; this comes from the exons ATGGCTATTGGGGATGGTGTGAATCGACACTTTTTAAGTATGGTAATGCAGAAGTTGCAACATGGTTTCACTATTGATTTTG GACATGCATGCGGCACTTTGCTGTTTGAGGGCCAACCAGACCATTTAATTCCTTCTACCTCCCAGGTTTTGGCACAAAACGAATTCTTTATTGTGGCAGGGAGAATTGTAGGCCATTCTTTTCTCCATGGGGGCCCTCGTCTGGCTGGTCTAAGTCCAGCAGTGCTTCATGTGCTGTTGGGTGGAACACCCCAGACAGCCACAATCACACCAGATGATGTGGCTGATTTGGACATCAAGGAGACCATCAGACCG CTTTATAAAGATGAAGAATCCAAGAACCAATGCAGTGGACTCACAGAGGATCAGAGGGCAGCTGTAAATGAATTGGCACTGGCATGGGATCTCCCTGTGTTAACAGAAACCAACAGAACTTGGCTTCTTCATAATCTGCTTCAACATGCA GTGCTTGGACGAAACTCGCGGCAGCTAAAGCAGTTCAAACAGGGATTGAAGGAATCCTTGATCCTGCCACTTTTTGAATCCCGACCTGACACAGTGTCATCGGTTTTTCCACGTCAGTCAATGGCTGACTGCAGTGCTGAG GTTATTCTAAACAATATCAAATGGCCTGAGGATGGAGGGGTGGCGGATGATGACGACAGTGGGTACTCGGTTGAATCCAAATGCAGAATAATGGGGTACCTGCGTCAGTTTATGAGAACAG TGTCCCAAGAGCAACTTAAACAACTGGTCAAGTTTTGGGTAGGATGGGAGATACCCATGGACAACATGAAAGTGGAGGTGGTTAGAGCGGAGTACCCAACCTCATCCACCTGCTTCCGCACCCTTCGCTTGCCTGGTTACTATAACAGCTACAGTGAGTTTAGTATACATTTAGAAAACTGCATTGCCACAAATGACACTGGATTTGGATTGTTGTAG
- the LOC113070834 gene encoding uncharacterized protein LOC113070834, whose translation MKEQRGSSQNTNIESAVRVLLNCIRSEREETHTPQNTTAQPTATGPSSSRPVRPATVQQEMQRCFPSMYSGGLKRKRKSADTPRVSVTKFMELQFCLQSENTDKTPKDEAVLLQAGLGRRNINMADNADHTEISRVLLEEFPKMRDLRGGWLLTKASGGSGRRKTTPLPQETEGYTAKVLKSSSNNGKNVIYIVPLQEKIDTTPLPYDAEEFERMPKNTCMTCGKLIPLPLIQFHIESCGDEKHDTEEETEQTAEQDSDLICVDSCPICGKQFPAEIVASHASSCGESFAEIFPTSTLPDSEIVQVVSESSAGASFSVSSTLHTRPSTSFTLPPEDMPLGSRPAEIDDFG comes from the exons ATGAAAGAACAGCGTGGTTCTTCGCAG AACACAAACATTGAGTCAGCAGTCCGTGTGCTTCTAAACTGCATAAGAAGTGAAAGGGAAGAAACTCACACACCTCAAAACACCACTGCTCAGCCTACTGCTACTGGGCCTTCCAGCAGCAGACCTGTAAGACCAGCCACAGTGCAGCAGGAGATGCAAAG ATGTTTCCCCTCAATGTATTCTGGAGGcctgaaaagaaaaaggaagtcAGCTGATACTCCACGTGTATCAGTGACAAAGTTTATGGAACTGCAGTTCTGCCTGCAATCTGAAAACACAGACAAAACCCCAAAGGATGAGGCAGTGCTCTTACAGGCAGGTCTTGGAAGGAGGAACATAAACATGGCTGATAATGCGGATCATACAGAG ATAAGTCGAGTACTGCTGGAAGAATTTCCCAAAATGAGAGATTTGCGTGGTGGTTGGCTGCTTACAAAAGCTTCTG ggggcAGTGGGCGAAGAAAGACTACTCCATTGCCCCAGGAAACTGAAGGGTACACTGCAAAAGTTCTGAAGTCCTCATCAAACAATgggaaaaatgtaatatatattgtaCCTCTTCAAGAAAAAATAGATACTACCCCACTGCCATATGATGCTGAAGAGTTTGAAAGAATGCCAAAAAACACATGCATGACTTGTGGCAAACTGATTCCTCTGCCCCTGATCCAGTTCCACATTGAGTCCTGTGGAGATGAA aaacatgacactgaagaagaaACAGAACAGACAGCTGAACAGGATTCAGATCTTATTTGTGTG GACTCCTGTCCAATTTGTGGAAAGCAGTTTCCTGCAGAGATTGTTGCCTCCCATGCAAGTTCATGTGGGGAAAG TTTTGCAGAGATTTTCCCTACATCCACACTGCCTGACTCTGAAATTGTGCAAGTGGTCTCTGAAAGCAGCGCTGGTGCCTCTTTCTCTGTCAGCTCAACACTTCACACGAGACCTAGTACATCATTTACACTTCCACCAGAGGATATGCCATTAGGGTCCAGACCTGCAGAAATTGATGATTTTGGTTAG